One Streptomyces sp. NBC_01237 genomic region harbors:
- a CDS encoding ABC transporter permease, producing MLLPVTITLGVVLALLLAFAAVVAAWASLGRSREIVVAGLRAAAQLGVVSLVIGWVVHSLAPLLGFVALMFVVAVWTAGRRITGNPSWRWAALPIGAGVLPVVGVLLLTGLVQVRGIALIPITGILIGGALTATVLGGRRALDELGTRHGEVEAGMALGLLDRDARLEIARPAAADALLPGLDQTRTVGLVTLPGAFVGMLLGGASPVEAGAVQLFVLVALMAVQVVAVALVLELVARGRLHRD from the coding sequence GTGCTGCTACCGGTCACCATCACGCTCGGGGTCGTCCTCGCCCTGCTTCTGGCGTTCGCGGCCGTCGTCGCCGCGTGGGCCTCGCTGGGCCGTTCGCGCGAGATCGTCGTCGCCGGGCTGCGGGCCGCGGCTCAACTCGGCGTGGTCTCCCTGGTCATCGGCTGGGTCGTCCACTCCCTGGCGCCCCTGCTCGGCTTCGTGGCGCTGATGTTCGTGGTGGCGGTGTGGACCGCGGGGCGCCGGATCACGGGCAATCCAAGCTGGCGTTGGGCGGCCCTGCCGATCGGTGCCGGGGTGCTGCCGGTGGTGGGCGTCCTGCTGCTCACCGGGCTGGTCCAGGTCCGGGGCATCGCCCTGATCCCCATCACCGGCATCCTCATCGGGGGCGCGCTCACCGCCACGGTGCTCGGTGGCCGGCGCGCGCTGGACGAGCTCGGGACCCGGCACGGGGAGGTGGAGGCGGGGATGGCGCTCGGGCTGCTGGACCGGGACGCCCGGCTGGAGATCGCCAGGCCCGCGGCGGCGGACGCGTTGCTGCCGGGGCTCGATCAGACCCGGACCGTGGGGCTCGTCACCCTGCCCGGGGCGTTCGTGGGCATGCTGCTGGGCGGCGCCTCACCTGTGGAGGCGGGCGCCGTGCAGCTGTTCGTGCTCGTGGCGTTGATGGCGGTGCAGGTGGTGGCCGTCGCGCTGGTGCTGGAGCTGGTGGCGCGAGGACGGCTGCACCGGGACTGA
- a CDS encoding HNH endonuclease family protein, which yields MSGVYARRIAVAAASAALAATSALLTAPTAQAAMPTPVSAATARTYLGELTVGAEGSSSGYSRDKFPHWITQSGACNTREVVLKRDGSNVQQDSSCAAVSGSWYSEYDGATWTAASDLDIDHMVPLAEAWRSGASGWTTAQRQSFANDLTRPQLIAVTDNVNQAKSDKDPGEWLPSRSAYLCTYARAWVHVKHYYDLSVDATEKSALQSALNNC from the coding sequence ATGTCTGGTGTCTACGCGCGTCGTATCGCCGTCGCCGCTGCATCCGCCGCACTCGCCGCCACCTCCGCACTGCTCACCGCGCCGACCGCGCAGGCCGCCATGCCCACCCCGGTCAGCGCCGCCACCGCCCGCACCTACCTCGGCGAACTCACCGTCGGGGCGGAAGGTTCCTCCAGCGGCTACAGCCGTGACAAGTTCCCCCACTGGATCACCCAGTCGGGCGCCTGCAACACCCGCGAAGTCGTCCTGAAGCGCGACGGATCGAACGTCCAGCAGGACTCCAGCTGCGCGGCGGTCAGCGGCAGTTGGTACTCGGAGTACGACGGTGCCACCTGGACCGCCGCCTCCGACCTGGACATCGACCACATGGTCCCGCTCGCCGAGGCCTGGCGTTCCGGCGCGAGCGGCTGGACCACGGCCCAGCGCCAGTCCTTCGCCAACGACCTGACGCGCCCGCAGCTCATCGCGGTCACGGACAACGTCAACCAGGCCAAGAGCGACAAGGACCCGGGCGAGTGGCTGCCGTCGCGCAGCGCGTACCTGTGCACGTACGCGCGCGCCTGGGTGCACGTGAAGCACTACTACGACCTGAGCGTCGACGCGACGGAGAAGAGTGCGCTCCAGTCGGCCCTGAACAACTGCTGA
- a CDS encoding alkaline phosphatase D family protein has translation MAGLRLGPLLRYVDWETGSSATVWVETDRPCTVEVRCADGASGSSPTFAVAGHHYALVVVTGLTPGSTTAYEVLLGTRRVWPPEESRFPASTITTPSVEGGGADGTGAGQRDVRVSFGSCRWAAAPAGGRDPVGPDALDTLAGHLAADPDAVRPDVLLLLGDQVYADETSPATRRRIAARRDPNEPPGAEVADYEEYTHLYDESWRDPEVRWLLSTVPSCMIFDDHDVIDDWNTSAAWQTDIRSTPWWHERIVSGLMSYWVYQHLGNLSPAELARDPLYAAVRATPDGTEPLRLFAARTDADPALTRWSYRRVFGRVRLLMVDTRAARVLDERQRAMLDADEARWLREEALADPGSYDHLLIGSSLPWLLPPLIHDAESWNAALCRGERGERWARLGEKLRRASDLEHWAAFPESFRQLTELLREAGSGPDAPATICVLSGDVHHAYITEPEWPASTPGGPPDARILQLTCSPVHNSIPATIRTGFRFGWSRAGRRLGRVLARHGRTGTPPVRWRKSGGPWFGNQLMTLTLHGRKAALTLVQARENTAGSQLETVLERSLTTEE, from the coding sequence ATGGCCGGGCTGCGCCTGGGACCACTGCTGCGGTACGTCGACTGGGAGACAGGCTCCAGCGCGACCGTCTGGGTCGAGACCGACCGCCCCTGCACCGTCGAAGTCCGGTGCGCGGACGGGGCGTCGGGCTCGTCCCCGACGTTCGCGGTCGCCGGACACCACTACGCGCTGGTGGTCGTGACGGGGCTGACGCCCGGCTCGACGACGGCGTACGAAGTACTGCTCGGCACCCGGCGGGTGTGGCCGCCCGAGGAGTCCCGTTTCCCCGCGAGCACGATCACCACCCCCTCCGTCGAGGGCGGGGGTGCGGACGGGACGGGGGCCGGGCAGCGGGACGTCCGGGTCTCCTTCGGCTCCTGCCGCTGGGCGGCCGCCCCCGCGGGCGGGCGTGACCCCGTGGGCCCGGACGCCCTCGACACCCTGGCCGGACACCTCGCCGCCGACCCCGACGCCGTACGCCCCGACGTCCTGCTGCTCCTCGGCGATCAGGTGTACGCCGACGAGACGTCCCCGGCGACCCGGCGCCGGATCGCGGCGCGCCGCGATCCGAACGAGCCACCGGGCGCGGAGGTGGCCGACTACGAGGAATACACGCACCTGTACGACGAGTCCTGGCGCGACCCCGAGGTGCGCTGGCTGCTCTCCACGGTCCCCAGCTGCATGATCTTCGACGATCACGATGTCATCGACGACTGGAACACGAGCGCCGCCTGGCAGACGGACATCCGGTCCACCCCCTGGTGGCACGAGCGGATCGTCAGCGGGCTGATGTCGTACTGGGTCTATCAGCACCTGGGCAACCTCTCCCCCGCCGAGCTGGCCCGGGACCCGTTGTACGCGGCGGTCCGGGCCACACCGGACGGCACCGAACCGCTGCGGCTCTTCGCCGCCCGGACGGACGCCGACCCCGCCCTCACACGCTGGAGCTACCGACGTGTTTTCGGCCGAGTACGGCTGCTGATGGTGGACACCCGGGCGGCCCGTGTTCTCGACGAGCGGCAGCGGGCGATGCTCGACGCCGACGAGGCCCGCTGGCTGCGGGAGGAGGCCCTCGCCGACCCCGGTTCGTACGACCATCTCCTGATCGGCAGCTCGCTGCCGTGGCTGCTGCCACCGCTCATCCATGACGCCGAGAGCTGGAACGCCGCACTGTGCCGCGGCGAGCGGGGCGAGCGCTGGGCGCGCCTCGGCGAGAAGCTGCGCCGGGCGTCCGACCTGGAACACTGGGCGGCATTCCCGGAATCCTTCCGCCAGTTGACGGAGCTTCTGCGGGAGGCGGGGAGCGGCCCGGACGCCCCTGCGACGATCTGCGTGCTTTCAGGTGATGTGCACCATGCGTACATCACCGAGCCCGAGTGGCCCGCGTCCACCCCGGGCGGCCCCCCGGACGCCCGCATCCTCCAGCTGACCTGCTCTCCTGTCCACAACTCGATTCCCGCCACGATCAGGACGGGGTTCCGTTTCGGCTGGAGCCGCGCGGGCCGGCGGCTCGGCCGGGTGCTGGCACGGCACGGTCGCACGGGCACGCCGCCGGTGCGCTGGCGGAAGTCGGGCGGCCCCTGGTTCGGCAACCAGTTGATGACGCTCACGCTCCATGGCCGGAAAGCTGCGCTGACATTGGTTCAGGCCAGAGAGAACACCGCAGGTTCCCAGCTGGAGACGGTTCTGGAGCGATCGCTCACCACCGAGGAGTAG
- a CDS encoding DoxX family protein, whose amino-acid sequence MLESLNRAQPYSISLFRLVVGFLFACHGAASLFGVLGGAMGGGTLPAGTWPSWYAALIQLVCGTLVALGLGTRAASFLASGSMAYAYFTVHQPNALFPLQNGGEAVVFFCWAFLLLVFTGPGALALDRLFSARAARVRSDERPREHAPAVTA is encoded by the coding sequence ATGCTCGAATCGCTCAACCGGGCCCAGCCCTACTCGATCAGCCTGTTCCGCCTCGTCGTCGGCTTCCTCTTCGCCTGCCACGGCGCCGCCTCACTCTTCGGAGTGCTCGGCGGCGCCATGGGCGGCGGGACCCTGCCGGCCGGCACCTGGCCGAGCTGGTACGCGGCCCTGATCCAACTGGTCTGCGGCACCTTGGTCGCACTCGGCCTCGGCACCCGTGCGGCCTCGTTCCTCGCCTCCGGCTCCATGGCGTACGCGTACTTCACGGTGCACCAGCCGAACGCGCTGTTCCCCCTGCAGAACGGCGGCGAAGCGGTGGTCTTCTTCTGCTGGGCGTTCCTCCTGCTGGTCTTCACGGGCCCAGGCGCCCTGGCGCTGGACCGGCTGTTCTCCGCACGGGCCGCTCGCGTACGCAGCGACGAGCGCCCACGCGAGCACGCACCGGCCGTCACGGCCTGA
- a CDS encoding superoxide dismutase family protein, translating into MTVRAAVRVGRAGSGALAAAAALVMLTGGVSGAEGSGGAQRAGAGGTLGAGPGGGVGGRGFDMRVEGRFSPPNAFVPSSAVTYDMELVPAAARIAVEQRSDYFGTRVAARLRGLVPNRVYGMHVHTAPCGADPKAAGPHYQHRASATADPDNEVWLDFRTDRHGNGSAWARHGWGFREGGARSVIIHDAAGGAGERAACFTVPFGSYGRV; encoded by the coding sequence ATGACGGTACGAGCGGCGGTACGGGTGGGACGGGCGGGATCGGGGGCGCTGGCGGCAGCCGCGGCCCTGGTGATGCTGACCGGTGGTGTCAGCGGGGCCGAAGGGAGCGGGGGAGCGCAGCGGGCCGGGGCCGGAGGGACGCTGGGCGCCGGTCCGGGCGGTGGCGTCGGAGGGCGGGGGTTCGACATGCGGGTCGAGGGACGTTTCTCCCCGCCGAACGCGTTCGTTCCCTCCAGTGCCGTCACCTATGACATGGAGCTCGTCCCGGCGGCCGCCCGTATCGCCGTCGAGCAGCGGTCGGACTACTTCGGGACCCGGGTCGCGGCGCGGCTGCGCGGGCTCGTCCCGAACCGTGTCTACGGGATGCATGTGCACACCGCGCCCTGTGGCGCCGATCCGAAGGCGGCGGGGCCGCACTACCAGCACCGCGCCTCGGCGACCGCGGACCCGGACAACGAGGTCTGGCTCGACTTCCGGACGGACCGGCACGGGAACGGTTCGGCGTGGGCCCGGCACGGCTGGGGCTTCCGGGAGGGCGGGGCGAGGTCGGTGATCATTCACGACGCGGCCGGCGGCGCGGGGGAGCGGGCCGCCTGCTTCACGGTGCCGTTCGGATCGTACGGGCGGGTGTGA
- a CDS encoding DedA family protein has protein sequence MLESVGALTSSPWIYAVVALSVLLDVFVPLLPSGVLVITAATAAAAGSTTVNGAAGEATQQVPSLLVLTLSAATASVLGDLVAYRLAWRGGDRLDRAIARSRRLTTAQERLGAALNRGGGALVVIARFAPAGRSVVSLGAGAAHRKAKEFLPWSALAGVAWAGYSVGLGYFGGQWLGATWFGTAVSVLALFVAGALAALLMRRPAAAAAAAVAAVPAQAPATVSPPVSAPAGP, from the coding sequence GTGCTTGAGAGTGTGGGCGCGCTGACCAGCAGCCCATGGATCTACGCGGTGGTCGCCCTCTCGGTGCTCCTGGACGTCTTCGTGCCCCTCCTGCCCAGTGGTGTCCTGGTGATCACGGCCGCGACGGCCGCCGCCGCGGGCTCCACCACGGTCAACGGCGCCGCCGGTGAAGCGACCCAGCAGGTGCCGTCGCTGCTCGTGCTGACCCTGAGCGCGGCCACCGCATCGGTGCTCGGCGACCTCGTCGCGTACCGCCTCGCCTGGCGCGGCGGCGACCGGCTGGACCGGGCCATCGCCCGCTCACGCCGCCTCACCACGGCTCAGGAACGTCTCGGCGCGGCACTCAACCGCGGCGGCGGCGCGCTCGTCGTCATCGCCCGTTTCGCCCCGGCGGGCCGTTCCGTCGTCTCCCTGGGCGCGGGCGCCGCCCACCGCAAGGCGAAGGAATTCCTGCCGTGGTCGGCGCTGGCGGGCGTGGCCTGGGCCGGCTACAGCGTGGGGCTCGGCTACTTCGGCGGCCAGTGGCTGGGGGCGACCTGGTTCGGGACGGCTGTCTCGGTGCTGGCCCTGTTCGTGGCGGGCGCGCTGGCGGCGCTCCTCATGCGGCGCCCGGCAGCGGCGGCGGCAGCCGCAGTCGCGGCCGTACCCGCCCAGGCACCGGCCACCGTGTCCCCACCGGTATCGGCGCCCGCCGGTCCCTGA
- a CDS encoding DUF2277 domain-containing protein produces MCRSIKTLRPPAIPEEATEEDMRAAALQYVRKVSGFRAPAAHNREVFDRAVDEITAATMKLLDGLEVRGAARG; encoded by the coding sequence ATGTGCCGCAGTATCAAGACCCTTCGTCCGCCAGCCATCCCCGAAGAGGCCACCGAGGAGGACATGCGCGCCGCTGCCCTTCAGTACGTGCGCAAGGTGTCCGGGTTCCGTGCGCCCGCCGCGCACAACCGGGAGGTCTTCGACCGGGCCGTCGACGAGATCACGGCAGCCACGATGAAGCTGCTCGACGGCCTGGAGGTCAGGGGCGCCGCCAGAGGGTGA
- a CDS encoding 4a-hydroxytetrahydrobiopterin dehydratase yields the protein MDPLTDEEIAARLAGLPGWVRDGNEITRRFGIRYHGGIAMIVHVADIERLIGHHADIDLRWDHVRFGITTHDAGHRLTEADFDLAARIDQIAAAHEAQPFNP from the coding sequence ATGGACCCGCTCACGGATGAGGAAATCGCCGCGCGGCTGGCCGGACTACCGGGGTGGGTGCGCGACGGGAACGAGATCACGCGCCGGTTCGGAATCCGTTACCACGGCGGCATCGCGATGATTGTGCACGTCGCCGACATCGAGCGCCTGATCGGCCACCACGCGGACATCGATCTGCGGTGGGATCACGTCCGTTTCGGTATCACGACGCATGACGCCGGGCACCGGCTCACCGAGGCCGACTTCGACCTGGCGGCCCGGATCGATCAGATCGCCGCCGCACACGAGGCGCAGCCATTCAACCCCTGA
- a CDS encoding Twin-arginine translocation pathway signal has protein sequence MGRNDALRGARLRRGWRTVEAAATTVTEHGQQLLDDRQFTVSARTWRRWEGDRPGWPAEETAIVLHDALGRWPEDLGFTTPPGWIRPEHHEEEQVSRRTFASVTAAALVAGPVAPQHVDPALVDYFQQQLEGHYRADMFLGPHDLIGTVSAQYQLIDKLVRSAKGETRQSLLRAGAAYAALVGWLYQDAGDMDGASFWRGITQEIAIRSRDPHLIGYSLVNQAQVRTDLGDGQAVVDLCEAALDDSDRLMPKVRIMAMQQQAHGASLVGERRAVDQLLDQADRLLPRVDDDLPWGNACRRTPGYLEVQRATCYGRLGLGVEAGSLWAQVLDGVPETARRDRGVYLARQATAAAAAQEPDQAVEIARTVATIAVETRSARMRGELVTLERTMRPWQDAPVGRDLTEVLAPVTDRS, from the coding sequence ATGGGCCGCAACGACGCGCTGCGCGGCGCCCGCCTCCGCCGCGGCTGGAGGACTGTCGAGGCCGCCGCAACCACGGTCACCGAGCACGGGCAGCAACTCCTGGACGACCGCCAGTTCACCGTGTCCGCGCGGACGTGGCGCCGGTGGGAAGGCGACCGTCCCGGGTGGCCGGCGGAGGAGACAGCGATCGTGCTGCATGACGCCCTTGGCCGCTGGCCCGAGGACCTGGGCTTCACCACCCCGCCGGGCTGGATCCGGCCCGAGCACCACGAAGAGGAACAGGTGAGTCGCCGCACCTTTGCCTCCGTGACCGCCGCCGCACTCGTTGCCGGACCGGTCGCGCCGCAGCATGTCGACCCTGCTCTGGTCGACTACTTCCAGCAGCAGCTGGAAGGGCACTACCGGGCCGACATGTTCCTCGGCCCCCATGACCTGATCGGTACGGTGTCCGCCCAGTACCAGTTGATCGACAAGCTGGTGCGGTCCGCGAAGGGCGAGACGCGCCAAAGCCTGCTGCGCGCGGGTGCCGCCTATGCGGCGCTCGTCGGTTGGCTGTACCAAGACGCCGGCGATATGGATGGTGCGAGCTTCTGGCGCGGGATCACGCAGGAGATCGCCATACGGTCCAGGGACCCGCATCTCATCGGGTATTCGCTGGTGAACCAGGCGCAGGTCCGTACCGACCTTGGCGACGGACAAGCGGTCGTCGACCTGTGCGAGGCCGCCCTTGACGACTCGGACCGGCTGATGCCGAAGGTGCGGATCATGGCGATGCAGCAGCAGGCCCACGGGGCAAGCCTCGTCGGGGAGCGGCGGGCCGTCGACCAGCTGCTCGACCAGGCCGACCGGCTACTGCCCCGCGTCGATGACGACCTGCCGTGGGGTAACGCCTGCCGGCGGACTCCCGGATACCTGGAGGTGCAACGGGCCACCTGCTACGGACGCCTCGGGCTCGGCGTGGAGGCCGGTTCACTGTGGGCGCAGGTCCTGGACGGGGTGCCGGAAACGGCCCGCCGGGACCGCGGGGTGTACTTGGCCCGGCAGGCGACCGCAGCGGCTGCCGCGCAGGAGCCGGATCAGGCGGTGGAGATCGCCCGGACGGTGGCGACGATCGCCGTAGAGACGCGATCGGCGCGGATGCGCGGGGAGTTGGTCACCCTGGAGCGGACGATGCGCCCGTGGCAGGATGCACCGGTCGGCCGGGACCTGACGGAGGTTTTGGCACCCGTGACTGATAGGAGCTGA
- a CDS encoding NAD(P)-dependent oxidoreductase produces the protein MTNQQSASPQHAPVTVIGLGPMGLALAETLLEHGHPTTVWNRTPEKANSLVTKGVHRAGTVAEAVSASPVTIMCLKDYETMYAVLGSAGSALKGRVMVNLNSGTPNEAHAAVSWATERGMGYLDGAIMVPPPLVGHPESVFLYSGSQDVFDEHRATLARMGDPRYLGSDPSLAVLYNAALLGMMYATMNGFLHATALVGSANVSAVTFADLALNWFMPSVVDSTLTEQAPDLDKSNYPGDVGTMEMNLNALEHITRTCVEQGIHSDQPRLMKTIAEQAISEGYSGKNYLAVFEVFKKATQAS, from the coding sequence ATGACGAACCAGCAATCAGCAAGCCCGCAGCACGCACCCGTTACCGTCATCGGCCTCGGTCCTATGGGCCTCGCCCTCGCCGAGACGCTTCTGGAACACGGCCACCCCACGACCGTCTGGAACCGCACCCCGGAGAAGGCCAACAGCCTCGTCACCAAGGGCGTCCACCGCGCCGGGACCGTCGCCGAGGCGGTGTCCGCGAGCCCTGTCACGATCATGTGCCTGAAGGACTACGAGACGATGTACGCGGTCCTCGGCTCCGCTGGTAGCGCCTTGAAGGGCCGCGTAATGGTGAACCTCAACTCCGGTACGCCGAATGAGGCGCACGCTGCGGTCAGCTGGGCAACCGAGCGAGGCATGGGCTATCTGGACGGCGCGATCATGGTGCCGCCGCCGCTCGTCGGGCACCCTGAGTCCGTCTTCCTCTACAGCGGTTCACAGGATGTCTTCGACGAGCACCGGGCGACGCTGGCGAGGATGGGCGACCCCCGGTACCTGGGCTCCGACCCCAGCCTGGCGGTGCTGTACAACGCGGCACTGCTCGGCATGATGTACGCAACCATGAACGGCTTTCTGCACGCCACGGCGCTGGTCGGGTCAGCCAACGTATCGGCGGTCACCTTCGCCGATCTCGCCCTCAATTGGTTCATGCCCTCGGTGGTGGACTCAACCCTCACCGAGCAGGCTCCCGACCTGGACAAAAGCAACTACCCCGGCGACGTGGGAACCATGGAGATGAACCTCAACGCGCTTGAACACATCACCCGCACCTGTGTGGAGCAGGGCATTCACTCCGACCAGCCCCGGCTGATGAAGACGATCGCCGAGCAGGCGATCTCCGAGGGTTACAGCGGCAAGAACTACCTGGCCGTGTTCGAAGTCTTCAAGAAGGCGACACAGGCTTCGTGA
- a CDS encoding MerR family transcriptional regulator yields MRMGELSRRTGVSQRLLRYYEEQGLLEPSRRPSGYREFTEEDIATVRGIRMLLGAGLNTATIAELMPCMVDDGQTLAPACSGMLPDLNRERERIDEAVAGLLAARDTLDAVIAATAPTGGGDPEACYAAGAAERPGDATAVPLGIRSD; encoded by the coding sequence TTGCGCATGGGGGAGCTCTCCCGGCGGACGGGGGTCAGCCAACGCCTGCTGCGTTATTACGAGGAGCAGGGGCTGCTCGAACCATCGCGGCGGCCAAGCGGATATCGCGAGTTCACGGAAGAGGACATAGCCACAGTGCGGGGCATCCGCATGCTGCTTGGCGCCGGTCTCAACACCGCCACGATCGCCGAACTGATGCCCTGCATGGTCGATGACGGGCAGACCCTGGCGCCGGCCTGTTCCGGCATGCTGCCCGACCTGAACCGGGAACGTGAACGCATCGACGAGGCAGTGGCCGGCCTGTTGGCCGCGCGGGACACGCTGGACGCCGTCATCGCCGCCACGGCTCCGACCGGAGGCGGCGACCCGGAAGCCTGCTACGCGGCCGGTGCCGCAGAGCGGCCCGGCGACGCCACTGCGGTACCGCTCGGCATCAGGTCTGACTAA
- a CDS encoding DUF4097 family beta strand repeat-containing protein → MPFRGRGARKGRAVLVGGGAVLIAVALSGCGTDVDSAPVERKAFGIEGRTLTVVSENSTIELVPADVEQVEVERQVDGWVVLGSGPNASWRMVDDTLTLKVTCDALTSNCDSLHRVKVPRGVSVKAGSDNGRVSAAGFDTPLDLSSDNGGVVVRDSRGPLKLVSDNGSVVAERISGTSVIARSDSGSVRLGFSTVPDLVDTVSDNGGITIDLPPGKRAYAVNASADNGDVSVQVARSDSSPHVVKARSDNGQVTVRSAN, encoded by the coding sequence GTGCCCTTCCGGGGGCGTGGGGCCCGGAAGGGGCGGGCGGTTCTCGTCGGTGGTGGGGCCGTCCTGATCGCCGTGGCGCTCAGTGGCTGTGGGACCGACGTCGACAGTGCCCCGGTCGAGCGCAAGGCGTTCGGCATCGAGGGCCGGACGCTGACCGTCGTGTCCGAGAACTCCACCATCGAACTCGTACCCGCCGACGTGGAACAGGTCGAGGTGGAGCGGCAGGTCGACGGGTGGGTGGTGCTGGGCAGCGGGCCCAACGCCTCCTGGCGGATGGTGGACGACACCCTGACGCTCAAGGTGACGTGCGACGCCCTGACCAGCAACTGCGACTCCCTGCACCGGGTGAAGGTGCCGCGCGGGGTGAGCGTGAAGGCGGGCTCGGACAACGGGCGGGTCAGCGCCGCCGGGTTCGATACCCCGCTCGACCTCTCCTCCGACAACGGCGGAGTCGTCGTACGGGACTCGCGCGGGCCCCTGAAGCTGGTGAGCGACAACGGTTCCGTCGTCGCGGAGAGGATCTCCGGCACGTCCGTGATCGCCCGGTCGGACAGCGGCTCGGTCCGGCTGGGGTTCAGCACCGTGCCGGATCTCGTGGACACCGTCAGCGACAACGGGGGCATCACCATCGACCTGCCGCCGGGGAAACGGGCGTACGCCGTGAACGCCTCGGCCGACAACGGCGACGTCTCCGTGCAGGTGGCCCGCAGCGACAGCAGCCCGCACGTGGTGAAGGCCCGCAGCGACAACGGACAAGTCACCGTGCGAAGCGCGAACTAA
- a CDS encoding DUF4383 domain-containing protein — MAIHARHEPRAPLVSRPGLPHSVRRRTGIQLDEHLPVDHRLSQVYRIGAGLTGLVLLAFGILGLIDRIGFFDTGGDTVAGLNTNGALSVLSICVGLLLFVGMVIGGNFASTLNMVLGIAFILSGFVNLALLDTGMNFLAFQIQNVLFSFVVGVMLMFFGMYGRVSGGLPHDNPYWRARHPEQAAHEARRGRPPLTVPDAHR; from the coding sequence ATGGCCATCCACGCACGTCATGAACCTCGCGCACCCCTCGTATCCCGCCCCGGGCTGCCGCACTCCGTTCGGCGGCGCACCGGCATCCAGCTCGACGAGCACCTCCCGGTCGACCACCGGCTCAGCCAGGTCTACCGGATCGGAGCCGGGCTGACCGGGCTGGTGCTGCTCGCCTTCGGCATCCTCGGGCTGATCGACAGGATCGGCTTCTTCGACACCGGCGGCGACACGGTCGCGGGCCTCAACACCAACGGTGCGCTCAGCGTGCTGTCCATCTGTGTCGGGCTGCTGCTCTTCGTCGGAATGGTCATCGGCGGCAACTTCGCCTCCACGCTCAACATGGTCCTGGGCATCGCCTTCATCCTCAGCGGATTCGTGAATCTCGCGCTCCTGGACACCGGGATGAACTTCCTCGCCTTCCAGATCCAGAACGTGCTGTTCAGCTTTGTGGTGGGCGTGATGCTGATGTTCTTCGGGATGTACGGGAGGGTGAGTGGCGGCTTGCCGCACGACAACCCGTACTGGCGCGCCCGACACCCGGAACAGGCCGCCCACGAGGCCCGCCGCGGGCGGCCGCCCCTCACCGTGCCGGATGCCCACAGGTAG
- a CDS encoding FmdB family zinc ribbon protein: MPRYEFRCRTCGDTFELSRPMAESSDPAACPAGHDDTVKLLSTVAVGGSATSAPAPSGGGGGGGGCCGGGCCG; encoded by the coding sequence ATGCCTCGCTATGAATTCCGCTGCCGCACCTGCGGAGACACATTCGAACTCAGCCGCCCGATGGCGGAATCCTCCGACCCCGCCGCCTGCCCCGCCGGGCACGACGACACCGTGAAGCTGCTCTCCACCGTGGCCGTGGGCGGATCGGCCACGTCCGCGCCCGCCCCGTCCGGCGGCGGAGGCGGAGGTGGTGGCTGCTGCGGCGGCGGTTGCTGCGGCTGA
- a CDS encoding O-methyltransferase encodes MTKGNDTRITDELYAYMLAHNPPLDAVQRELVETTYARFPDHAGMQSAAEQGPLLAFLVRLTGARHIVEVGTFTGFSALAMAQALPAGGSLIACDISDEWTAYGREAWAKAGVADRVDLRIAPALDTLRAMPSEPHIDFAYLDADKGNYIPYWEELVPRMRPGGVIATDNVLFHGGVTDPEATGGAAAIKEFNDHVGADVRMDSVLLTVADGLTLSRKK; translated from the coding sequence ATGACCAAGGGCAACGACACCAGGATCACGGACGAGCTGTACGCGTACATGCTGGCGCACAACCCGCCGCTTGACGCGGTCCAGCGCGAGCTGGTGGAGACCACCTACGCGCGCTTTCCCGACCACGCCGGGATGCAGTCGGCCGCGGAACAGGGACCGCTGCTCGCGTTCCTCGTCCGGCTGACCGGCGCCAGGCACATCGTGGAGGTCGGCACGTTCACCGGCTTCAGCGCCCTGGCGATGGCGCAGGCGCTTCCGGCGGGCGGGAGCCTGATCGCCTGCGACATCTCGGATGAGTGGACGGCGTACGGCCGGGAGGCATGGGCGAAGGCGGGCGTCGCCGACCGCGTCGACCTGCGCATCGCGCCCGCCCTCGACACCCTGCGGGCGATGCCGTCCGAGCCGCACATCGACTTCGCCTACCTGGACGCGGACAAGGGCAACTACATCCCGTACTGGGAGGAGTTGGTGCCCCGGATGCGCCCCGGCGGAGTCATCGCCACGGACAACGTGCTGTTCCACGGCGGGGTCACGGACCCGGAGGCGACCGGGGGAGCGGCGGCGATCAAGGAGTTCAACGACCACGTCGGCGCCGACGTCCGGATGGACAGCGTGCTGCTGACGGTCGCGGACGGGCTGACGCTCTCCCGTAAGAAGTAG